Below is a window of Rhodopseudomonas sp. P2A-2r DNA.
AGATCGGGGCCGGCATCAATTCCGGGGTCTCGTTGACGGCGTAACCGAACATGATGCCCTGGTCGCCGGCGCCCTCTTCCTTGTTGGTACCGGGCTGCAGGGCGTCGACGCCCTGCGCAATGTCGGCCGACTGCGGATGCAGCAGGATCTCGATGTCGGCGGTCTTCCAGTGGAAGCCTTCCTGCTCGTAGCCGATATCCTTGATCGCGGCGCGTACAACGGCCTCGATGTGATCGTTCGTGACGGACTTGGGACCGCGGGTTTCACCGGCGATCACCACCTTGTTGGTGGTGGCCAGCGTTTCGCAGGCGGCACGGATCGACCAGGGGTCCATGCCGGCCTTGGCGCCTTCGCGGAAGAACAGGTCGACGATCTCGTCGGAAATCCGGTCGCAGACCTTGTCGGGATGGCCTTCGGAAACCGATTCACTGGTGAACAGATAGGACGCGCGCATCAATCAACCCCTTTTCCGCCAAACCTCGGCGGTCCTTTCATTAAAATGTCCAAGATTGTCAGTCGCGACGCCGCGAGATGACGTAGGATTCGTCATAGAACCAGAGGCCGTTGTGCTTGCGCAGAACCTCTCGGGTGGCATCCAGGTAGCGGCCGCTTTGGGTCACTTCCGTCAAACGGTCGTCTTCGATCTGGGCGACATAGACCGCCGCGTTCCATGCTGCAAAAGCCGTCGAGGTTCCGATCGTCCCGGTGACCTCGTTCGGCAGCGCCTCCATGGCGTAGCGAAAGATCGACCGTTGATCGGAATAGGCATTGAAGTTCAGATCGCGAGCCGCTGAGCCCAGTTCGTATTTCACTGCGCGCAATAGCTCATGACGGCTGACAGCGAAAGGGTTTTCTTTGGGCCAGACGGCTTGCACGATCTCCATACCAGGGTCCTGCCCATGGGAATGGATGCCGATCAGCCGCCCGCCAGCGCGCAAGGCGCGGGCCAGTGGTGCGATGATCCGTTTGGCGCGGAAACTGACCGAAGACTTGGCCCGGTAGGGCTGCGAGGCGATAATCAGGTCGAAATTGGCCTCTGTGCGGCTGGCGCGCGGAATGATCGAGTCGAGCAGGAAGCGGTGATCCTCGCGGTAGACCACCAGCGCCACCGGCCGTTCGTAGGTCGGCATGCCCGATCGCGGGTTGATGCTGGCGCGCCAGTTATCCTCAAGAAAAGGTCCAAGTCCGGCGATCTGCGCCTCGAATTCGCCGGACGACGCCCCCGCAGCGGCACCTCGTGCCAGATCATCCCGGCGGCGGCGGCGGGCGACAGCGGCGTCAGGGTCGGCGCTTCCGCGTAATGCATGTTGGTCAGCACGAACACCGTGGCGGGGTGCTCGAACAGCCGGTCCGGCACCTTGTCGAGGGTCAGGCGGACGTCCTCGAGGCTGAGTTCCTTGCCGGCGATGTAGAACGGCATATGCGGAAAACGGCCGTGCATCGACCGCATCACCCGCGCCAGCACGGTGCCGTCGCCGACGCCGGCGTCGAACACCCGCAGCGCCGGCGGCCGCGGATGGATGCTGGCCAGTTCCAGCCCGACCCGGTCGGCAATCACCCGCTTCTCCGAGCAGGTGTGCACGAAAAGCAGGTATTTCTGACGGTTTTCGAAGAAGCGGAAATTGCTGCGGGGGTCGCGCCGCTCGATCGGCGGTTCCAGTCCGCGCGGCGGCGGCGCCCCTTCGGGCAGCGACTGGGTGATGAAGGCCTTGATCCGGTCCAGCGTATCGATGGTGATGCGCTTGCCCTCGCGCAGCCGGTGCACCAGCTTGCCGTCATTGACGGCACGGCGCCCGAAGGTCGACTCCGCCATGTCGACCTGGCGGCAATAGTCCGAAATCTGGTCGAGGATCTGGTCGTTTTTCATCAGCGGGGATAGGCCAAGTCGGTGGGCAGAAAATGGTCTAGCCCACTTCCTAGCACCATCTGCCCACAATGGAAATGGACCGTTGCTGCGTTGCAGCGTCGTGTGAAAGTCGTCGGCTTCTGCTAAGATGCGTCCACAGGATTCCCCTCCCCCACCCCAGCCACAGGTTTTCCATGCGCATCGCCATGATCGGCACCGGCTATGTCGGCCTTGTCTCCGGCGCCTGTTTTGCCGACTTCGGTCACCACGTGACCTGCGTCGACAAGGACGCCGACAAGATCGCAGCGCTTCGCGGGGAGAGATCCCGATCTTCGAACCCGGACTCGACGCGCTGGTCGCAACCAATGTGAAGGCCGGCCGGCTCGATTTCACCACCGACCTCACCGGCCCGGTCGGCCAGGCCGACGCCGTGTTCATCGCCGTCGGCACGCCGTCGCGGCGCGGCGACGGCCACGCCGACCTGTCTTACGTCTACGCCGCCGCGCGCGAGATCGCCGCCGCGCTGTCGGGCTTCACCGTGGTGATCACCAAATCCACCGTGCCGGTCGGCACCGGCGACGAGGTCGAGCGGCTGATCCTGGAAACCAATCCGGCCGCCGATGTGGCAGTCGCCTCCAATCCGGAATTCCTGCGCGAGGGCGCGGCGATCCGTGACTTCAAGTTCCCCGACCGCATCGTGGTCGGCACTTCTGATGAACGCGCGCGAAAAGCGATCGGCGAGATCTACCGGCCGCTGTCGCTCAATCAGGCGCCGGTGATGTACACCGCACGGCGCACCGCCGAGCTGATCAAGTATGCGGCCAACGCCTTTCTTGCGACCAAGATCACCTTCATCAACGAGATCGCCGATCTCGCCGAGAAGGTCGGCGCCGACGTTCAGGACGTGGCGCGCGGCATCGGCATGGACAACCGCATCGGCAGCAAATTCCTGCATGCCGGCCCCGGCTTCGGCGGCTCGTGCTTTCCCAAGGACACCCGCGCACTGGTCAAGATCGCGCTCGACCAGGATGTGCCGTTGCGCATCGTCGAGGCCGTCCTGTCCGTCAACGACAACCGCAAGCGCGCGATGGCGCGCAAGGTTTCACACGCGCTCAGGGGCAACCTGCGCGGCAAGACGATCGCCGTGCTCGGCCTGACCTTCAAGCCCGACACCGACGACATGCGCGAGGCGCCGTCGATCCCGCTGGTCACCGGCCTGCTCGACATGGGCGCCAAAGTGCGCGCCTTCGACCCGGTCGGCATGGAGGCGGCCAAGGCCGAACTCCCCGACATAACCTATTGCGCCGATGCCTATGACTGCGCCGACGGCGCCGACGCGCTGGTGATCGTCACCGAATGGGTCCAGTTCCGCGCACTGGATCTCGACCGGCTCAAGGCGGCGATGAAGCAGGCGGTGATGGTGGATTTGCGCAACGTCTACCGGCCGGAAGAGATGGCGGCGGCGGGGTTTGTGTATGAGGGCGTCGGGCGCGGGAAGGCGTGAGGCTTCCGGCCACACGCGTCTCATTCACGTGAACTCCGCAGCCGCGATCAATCCGGCAATAACACCACGCTCGCCACGGCTTCGATCTCGATCCGGAAACCGTAGTGAAGCGCGGGCACGGGAACAACCGCGCGGGCCGGCCTGACCGCGCCGGCCCATCCGGCATAAATCCGGTCGAAGGCGGGCCAGTCGTTGATGTCGGTGATGTAAACGCGAACCTGAACGAGCGCATCGATCCCGGTGCCTGCCGATGCCAGCGCGGCTGCGACATTGGCCAGCGCCTGACGCGCCTGCGTCTCGAAATTCCGGTCCGACAGCCTTGTGCCGTCGGATGCTATGGGCAATTGCCCGGACACGAACACCAGGTCGCCGGCGCGCATGGCATGGCGATAGTGCCCTCCAGGAGCCGCCAATCCGTGAAGCGTGCTCACGTTGCTATCACCAGCCATTGAAGCGCTTCCAGGTGGCCGGGGCGGCATCGCCGACAGCATGGTACTGAGAGAACTGCGCGCCGGTGGCGCAGGCGTGGTTTGGAAGGATGCGAAGCCGCGTGCCGATCGGAAAGCGATTGGCAACGGACATGGCGGCGGCATCCGGCGCGGCCAGGATCCCGTGTTCCTGGTTCGCGGCGATCATCACCAGGCGTTCCTCGATCGGCTTGCCCGCCGCATCGCATACGAGTCCGTATCCATAATCCTGCGACTGGCGGGCCGTGCCGCGGTCCCGGCTCATGGCCATCCATCCGGCATCCACGATGACCCAGCCCTTGTCCGGCTGATGGCCGATCACCGTCGTCAGCACGGACAAAGCGATATCGTCGATCGCGCAGACGCCGACATTCGTCATGAACAGGTCGAAGAACACATAGACGCCGCAGCGCACTTCCGTCACGCCGTCCAGCGCGCGGGCCGACAGCGCGGTCGGGGTCGATCCGACGCTGACGACGGGACAGGGAAAACCGGCGGCACGAAGCCGCTCCGCCGCACGAACGCTCAAGGCGCGCTCCTGCTCCGCCAGTTGCTGCAGAGAAGCGGGATCGTGCAGATCGTAGGAGTTGCCGGCATGGGTCAGCACGCCGCGAAGCGTGGCACCGCCGGTGTCAAGGATGCGGGCGATCTCGATCAGATCGGCATCCTCCGGACCGACCCCGGAGCGGTGCCCGTCGCTGTCGACCTCGATCAAAAAGTCAAAAGGTCCGCAACGTGTTTGCGCTTCGACGACGGCTCGAGCGATCGCGATCGAGTCGACGAGAATGGTGAGACGGCACCCCTGCTGGCGCAACCGCCCTGCCCGCTCGAGTTTATGCGGCGCGATGCACACCGCATAGAGGATGTCGTCGTGGCCGGCGGCAAAGAACTCTTCGGCTTCGCGCAAGGTCGAGACGGTGATGCCGGTCGCGCCCGCGGCGCGCTGCCTGTCGGCGACGGCGACGCATTTCGTCGTTTTCACATGCGGACGGAAGCTGACGCCGAAAGCATTCATGCGGTCCTGCATGCGGGCGATGTTGCGCTGCATGCGGGCGACGTCGACGATGGCGGCCGGCGTTTCGATATCGAGGAGAAATGTCATGCTCAATCCAGGTATTCGCCCTTGGCGCGCAGCACGGGCACGTCCTGCTGCAGGCCCCGTGCGATCAATGCGGTGACCGCGCCGGGTTCGAGATTGGCGCCCTGCGGCAGCTCGACGCCGACCGCGGTCATTTGCCGGGCGACATCCGGATCGGCAATGGCCGCACGCAGCGCCTCGTTCAACTTTTGCACGATGGGTGCGGATGTCCCCTTGCGCACGAAGATCGCATTCCACGAGCGCAGGTTGACGTCGGGATAGCCCGCTGCCGCCGCAGTGGCGACCTGCGGCGCCTGAGGCAGGGTCTGATCGCCGAGCACGGCGATGGCCTTGATGGTCCCGCCCAGCACCTGCGGCAGCGCGGTGGTGGTCTGGTCGCACATGAAGTCGACGTGACCGCCCATCAGATCGTTCATCGCCGGCGCCACGCCGCGATAGGGAACGTGGGTGATGTTCAGCTTCAGGCTCGACAGCAGGACGACGCAGGCATAGTGCGAAATCGATCCGACGCCGGCACTGCCATAAGTGAGCTTCTCGCGATTGGCGCGGGCATAGGCGACGAATTCCTGCAGGCTGGACGCGGGCAGGTCTTTTCGCGCCACCAGAAGCGTCGACGCCATCCCCGCAAGACCGACAGGTTCAAAGTCGGCGACCGGATCGTACGGCAGCTTCTTGAACAGCGCGACATTCGCCACATGGGTCCCGATGGTCCCGAAGCCGAGCGTGTATCCATCCGCCGGGGCCTTCATCAGCTTGGTCAGGCCGATGGTGCCGCTGGCGCCACCGATGTTCTCCAGCACGATGGATTGCTTGAGGTGAGCGGCCATGGCCTGGGCCACGCTTCGTCCGAGCGCATCGCTCGGGCCACCGGCGGGAAACGGCACGATCAACGTCAGTTGCCTGTCGGGGAAAACCTGCGCCGTCGCCGCAGAGATGTTCAATCCAACGATGAAGGCAGCCGCGAGTAAGCGAGATTTCATGAAAAATCCTCCAGCCACGGAACGAGATCATCCAGGTTTGCAGATTCTTTTCGGCCGCCGGCGCCCCTCGGGCCGCGCCAGGCCGACGCGGTTGTGCCAATAGGTGCGCAGCCCCACAGCCGACGTGCCGAACACGTCGTAGCCCGAGCCTGCGACGAAGGCGGCGTCCGCAGCCGAAACGCCCAACCTGTCCAGAGCGAGACGATAGGGGCGCGGGTCAGGCTTGTAGAAGCCGGCTTCCTCCGCCGTGACCACCACATCCCATGGCGTTTGAAGCCGCGCGGCGGCCATGCGTCCGAGGCGCGCCGAGCAGTTCGTGACCACGGCCAGACGGGTCCGCCCCGCCAGTCGGTCGAGCGCCGCCTGGGCCCCGCTCCACACCGGCAACGAGCCCCAACTGGCCTCAAGCGCGTCGGCAACCGAAACCGGAAGGCCCGTCGTGCGCGCGGCCTGCCGGACCAGATCCTCGTAGGGCACATAGGCCCCGCAGCCGTAGGTCAGACGCA
It encodes the following:
- a CDS encoding RidA family protein; the encoded protein is MSTLHGLAAPGGHYRHAMRAGDLVFVSGQLPIASDGTRLSDRNFETQARQALANVAAALASAGTGIDALVQVRVYITDINDWPAFDRIYAGWAGAVRPARAVVPVPALHYGFRIEIEAVASVVLLPD
- a CDS encoding DSD1 family PLP-dependent enzyme, coding for MTFLLDIETPAAIVDVARMQRNIARMQDRMNAFGVSFRPHVKTTKCVAVADRQRAAGATGITVSTLREAEEFFAAGHDDILYAVCIAPHKLERAGRLRQQGCRLTILVDSIAIARAVVEAQTRCGPFDFLIEVDSDGHRSGVGPEDADLIEIARILDTGGATLRGVLTHAGNSYDLHDPASLQQLAEQERALSVRAAERLRAAGFPCPVVSVGSTPTALSARALDGVTEVRCGVYVFFDLFMTNVGVCAIDDIALSVLTTVIGHQPDKGWVIVDAGWMAMSRDRGTARQSQDYGYGLVCDAAGKPIEERLVMIAANQEHGILAAPDAAAMSVANRFPIGTRLRILPNHACATGAQFSQYHAVGDAAPATWKRFNGW
- a CDS encoding tripartite tricarboxylate transporter substrate-binding protein — its product is MKSRLLAAAFIVGLNISAATAQVFPDRQLTLIVPFPAGGPSDALGRSVAQAMAAHLKQSIVLENIGGASGTIGLTKLMKAPADGYTLGFGTIGTHVANVALFKKLPYDPVADFEPVGLAGMASTLLVARKDLPASSLQEFVAYARANREKLTYGSAGVGSISHYACVVLLSSLKLNITHVPYRGVAPAMNDLMGGHVDFMCDQTTTALPQVLGGTIKAIAVLGDQTLPQAPQVATAAAAGYPDVNLRSWNAIFVRKGTSAPIVQKLNEALRAAIADPDVARQMTAVGVELPQGANLEPGAVTALIARGLQQDVPVLRAKGEYLD
- a CDS encoding HAD family hydrolase produces the protein MTMPRAVLFDLLTALLDSWSAWNAAAGSEAAGRTWRAEYLRLTYGCGAYVPYEDLVRQAARTTGLPVSVADALEASWGSLPVWSGAQAALDRLAGRTRLAVVTNCSARLGRMAAARLQTPWDVVVTAEEAGFYKPDPRPYRLALDRLGVSAADAAFVAGSGYDVFGTSAVGLRTYWHNRVGLARPEGRRRPKRICKPG